A stretch of the Amycolatopsis sp. BJA-103 genome encodes the following:
- a CDS encoding beta-ketoacyl-ACP synthase III yields MADLSFSPRKDFLVPSSQAAVLAGLGSWLPPRVVGNEEIAQRLDTSDEWIRSRTGIAERRVVDPGTSTVDLAAEAGRRALASAGEDGADAVVLATSTADQLCPASAPQVATKIGLNGVAAFDVNAVCSGFIYGLATGAGLIAAGIARRVLVIGADVFTSLVDPDDRGTVPIFGDGAGAVLLRAGEPGELGALGAFDLHSEGELAELLWVEAGGAKNRRSEDPRDHYLVMQGQTVFRHACARMAESARAVLDSAGWMVGDIDRFIGHQANIRILQTCAKQLGLAEDVMYSNIEKVGNTSAASIPIALADAVKDGTLQPGNRVVMGAFGAGLTWGSTLLSWPDVIPG; encoded by the coding sequence ATGGCAGACCTCTCTTTTTCCCCGCGAAAGGATTTCTTGGTGCCCTCATCTCAGGCGGCCGTTCTCGCCGGTCTCGGCTCTTGGCTGCCTCCGCGCGTGGTGGGCAACGAGGAGATCGCCCAGCGGCTGGACACCTCCGATGAGTGGATCCGCTCGCGGACCGGCATCGCCGAACGCCGCGTCGTCGACCCTGGGACGTCCACTGTGGACCTCGCCGCCGAGGCGGGACGCCGGGCGCTGGCCTCCGCCGGGGAGGACGGCGCGGACGCCGTCGTGCTCGCGACGTCGACGGCCGACCAGCTGTGCCCGGCCAGCGCGCCGCAGGTCGCGACCAAGATCGGGCTGAACGGTGTCGCCGCGTTCGACGTCAACGCCGTGTGCAGCGGGTTCATCTACGGGCTGGCCACCGGCGCCGGGCTGATCGCCGCCGGGATCGCGCGGCGCGTGCTGGTGATCGGGGCGGACGTCTTCACCTCGCTCGTCGACCCGGACGACCGCGGCACGGTGCCGATCTTCGGCGACGGCGCGGGCGCGGTCCTGCTGCGGGCGGGTGAGCCCGGCGAACTCGGCGCGCTCGGCGCCTTCGACCTGCACAGCGAAGGCGAGCTCGCGGAGCTGCTGTGGGTCGAGGCGGGCGGCGCGAAGAACCGCCGCTCGGAAGACCCGCGTGACCACTATCTGGTGATGCAGGGCCAGACAGTCTTCCGCCACGCCTGCGCGCGGATGGCCGAGTCGGCGCGCGCGGTCCTGGATTCCGCCGGATGGATGGTCGGCGACATCGACCGGTTCATCGGGCACCAGGCGAACATCCGCATCCTGCAGACCTGCGCGAAGCAGCTCGGGCTCGCGGAGGACGTGATGTATTCGAACATCGAGAAGGTGGGCAACACGAGTGCCGCGTCGATCCCGATCGCGCTGGCCGACGCCGTCAAGGACGGGACGCTCCAGCCGGGGAACCGCGTCGTGATGGGCGCCTTCGGGGCCGGTCTGACCTGGGGCTCGACGCTGCTGAGCTGGCCGGACGTCATTCCGGGCTGA
- a CDS encoding FBP domain-containing protein, protein MEPLGQDEIRASFVNCTRGEAKGVTLPARPDEIPWEKREFLGWRDPKATARAYLVLPYHGETVGLSLRAASRPKGRVLLSNMCGLCTTTHPLSDIALFSGRRAGKPGREGNTLGIYACANLACSQYIRGELKPDVPQPSETLTLEERVLRLEDKLHRFVERVLESR, encoded by the coding sequence ATGGAACCGCTGGGACAGGACGAGATCAGGGCGTCCTTCGTGAACTGCACGCGCGGCGAGGCGAAGGGAGTCACCCTGCCCGCCCGCCCGGACGAGATCCCTTGGGAGAAAAGGGAATTCCTCGGCTGGCGTGATCCGAAGGCCACCGCCAGGGCGTATCTCGTGCTGCCCTATCACGGGGAAACCGTCGGACTGTCCCTTCGCGCCGCGTCCCGGCCGAAGGGCCGTGTCCTGCTGAGCAACATGTGCGGCCTGTGCACGACGACACATCCGCTGTCCGACATCGCGCTGTTCTCCGGCCGCCGCGCGGGGAAGCCCGGGCGGGAGGGGAACACGCTCGGCATCTACGCGTGCGCGAACCTCGCGTGCAGCCAGTACATCCGCGGCGAGCTGAAGCCGGACGTGCCGCAGCCGTCGGAAACGCTGACGCTCGAGGAACGCGTCCTCCGGCTGGAGGACAAACTGCACCGGTTCGTGGAGCGGGTACTGGAGTCACGCTGA
- a CDS encoding YbaB/EbfC family nucleoid-associated protein: MTRPNELGDLIRDPDEAQRKMDQWAQGLEDKAQRYAAAQERTEQLRLTASSSDGAVKVTVGADGGVTGLEFGTKARTYPLEELSRQILTTMHRAQAGISGQVAEVMQETLGDEDQETRSLMIGTLRSRFPEIEEEEPPADDAPPAPSSDTPQAPRDKRHEAPDDEGNSPW, encoded by the coding sequence GTGACCCGCCCGAACGAACTCGGGGATCTCATCCGGGATCCCGACGAGGCACAACGCAAGATGGACCAGTGGGCCCAAGGGCTCGAAGACAAGGCACAGCGCTACGCGGCCGCCCAGGAGCGGACCGAGCAGTTGCGGCTGACCGCGTCCAGCTCCGACGGTGCCGTCAAGGTGACCGTCGGGGCGGACGGCGGCGTGACGGGCCTCGAATTCGGGACCAAGGCGAGGACGTACCCGCTGGAGGAGCTGTCGCGGCAGATCCTCACGACCATGCACCGGGCGCAGGCCGGGATCTCGGGTCAGGTCGCCGAGGTCATGCAGGAGACGCTCGGCGACGAGGACCAGGAGACCCGGTCGCTGATGATCGGCACCCTGCGCAGCCGCTTCCCCGAAATCGAAGAGGAAGAGCCTCCGGCGGACGACGCTCCCCCGGCTCCGTCCTCCGACACCCCGCAGGCGCCTCGTGACAAGCGCCATGAAGCACCGGACGACGAGGGCAACTCACCCTGGTGA
- a CDS encoding SsgA family sporulation/cell division regulator, giving the protein MHTDAIHQSQFVLLNNSSTPVLSRLSFHVAEPYAVTVAFRTERGRWVEWTFARELLAAGLTDPAGLGDVRVRPDLSEDEAMLTLEIESPDGYASFELEREDVESFLGSTFELVQLGSESEYFDVEALIEEISNV; this is encoded by the coding sequence GTGCACACCGACGCAATTCACCAGAGCCAGTTCGTTCTGCTGAACAACAGCAGCACGCCCGTTCTCTCCCGCCTGTCCTTCCACGTGGCGGAGCCGTACGCGGTCACCGTGGCGTTCCGGACCGAGCGCGGCCGGTGGGTCGAGTGGACCTTCGCGCGTGAGCTGCTCGCCGCCGGTCTCACCGACCCCGCCGGTCTCGGCGACGTCCGCGTCCGCCCCGACCTGTCCGAGGACGAGGCCATGTTGACGCTGGAAATCGAGTCACCCGACGGTTATGCGTCGTTCGAGCTCGAGCGTGAGGACGTCGAGTCCTTCCTCGGCTCGACCTTCGAGCTGGTCCAGCTGGGCTCCGAGAGCGAGTACTTCGACGTCGAGGCCCTGATCGAAGAGATCAGCAACGTGTAA
- a CDS encoding S1 family peptidase: protein MKITKLLGVAATAALATGALVTGTPAAASSDTLLNTEMVPALQRDLGLTAGQALARIQSETAAGALEQSLASALAGSFGGASYNEATGKLRVGVTDAAKLGQVAASGAEAELVRFSAAQLDSTVDKLNAGERAADGAITGWGVDTKTNRVTLNVLPGKSGVVDSYLEKTGVDKTAVAVVETTSAPTLKYDVRGGDAYYINNSSRCSIGFSVSGGFLTAGHCGPGTVTGSNRVAMGSFSRVSFPSNDYASVRVNSNWTPRGVINNGTRVSGSNVAATGASVCKSGSTTGWTCGTVGAKNQTVRYAEGTVYGMTATNVRSQAGDSGGSFIAGNQAQGMLSGGNSSVTYFFPVRPALSATGTSLVLG from the coding sequence ATGAAGATCACGAAGCTCCTCGGTGTGGCCGCCACGGCAGCACTGGCCACCGGTGCGCTCGTCACGGGTACCCCCGCGGCAGCGTCCTCGGACACCCTGCTCAACACCGAGATGGTTCCCGCCCTGCAACGGGACCTCGGCCTGACCGCCGGCCAGGCACTCGCCAGGATCCAGAGCGAGACCGCCGCCGGCGCTCTCGAACAGTCACTTGCCTCGGCGCTCGCCGGCAGCTTCGGCGGCGCGAGCTACAACGAGGCCACCGGCAAGCTCCGCGTCGGTGTCACGGACGCGGCGAAGCTGGGCCAGGTCGCCGCCAGCGGCGCGGAAGCGGAACTGGTGCGCTTCTCGGCCGCCCAGCTCGATTCCACTGTGGACAAACTGAACGCGGGTGAGCGCGCTGCGGACGGCGCGATCACCGGCTGGGGCGTCGACACCAAGACCAACCGCGTGACCCTGAACGTACTGCCGGGCAAGAGCGGCGTCGTCGACTCGTACCTGGAGAAGACCGGCGTCGACAAGACCGCCGTCGCGGTGGTCGAGACCACTTCGGCGCCGACCCTGAAGTACGACGTCCGCGGTGGCGACGCCTACTACATCAACAACTCTTCGCGGTGCTCGATCGGGTTCTCGGTCAGCGGCGGCTTCCTCACCGCCGGGCACTGCGGCCCGGGCACCGTCACCGGCTCCAACCGGGTCGCGATGGGCTCGTTCTCCCGCGTCAGCTTCCCGAGCAACGACTACGCCAGCGTCCGGGTCAACAGCAACTGGACGCCGCGCGGCGTCATCAACAACGGCACCCGCGTGAGCGGCTCGAACGTGGCGGCCACCGGCGCCTCGGTCTGTAAGTCGGGCTCGACCACCGGCTGGACCTGCGGCACCGTCGGCGCCAAGAACCAGACCGTCCGCTACGCCGAAGGCACGGTCTACGGCATGACCGCCACCAACGTGCGCTCCCAGGCGGGCGACTCGGGCGGCTCGTTCATCGCGGGCAACCAGGCCCAGGGCATGCTGTCCGGCGGTAACAGCTCGGTGACGTACTTCTTCCCGGTCCGGCCGGCGTTGTCCGCGACCGGGACCTCCCTGGTCCTCGGCTGA
- a CDS encoding class I SAM-dependent methyltransferase: MEKVRFTEEKATMLATLYGRALDARSERPVLGDTAADEAVKQIDYDFASLGVDGQLGLTVALRAKPMDDWAAAFLREHPDATVVQLGCGMDSRVYRLDPPPSVRWFDVDYPDVVALRGRIYPAREGYRTIGSSVTDFGWIDEIPSDKPGLVIAEGLTMYLQPSEGEELLRRLIAHFPQGGEMVFDTFSRLGIKLQKLNPVVRKAGATLYWGIDEISELERLGLTLVAKLDSTDYATPEVKDRLSGSMRAQLWFAGLFPAFKKMGRILRFRF, from the coding sequence GTGGAGAAGGTCCGGTTCACCGAAGAGAAGGCGACGATGCTGGCCACGCTGTACGGCCGGGCGCTCGACGCCCGCAGTGAGCGGCCGGTCCTCGGTGACACGGCGGCCGACGAGGCCGTCAAGCAGATCGACTACGACTTCGCTTCGCTCGGCGTCGACGGGCAGCTCGGCTTGACCGTCGCGCTGCGGGCGAAGCCGATGGACGACTGGGCCGCGGCCTTCCTCCGGGAGCATCCGGACGCGACCGTCGTGCAACTCGGCTGCGGAATGGACAGCCGCGTGTACCGCCTCGACCCGCCGCCTTCGGTGCGCTGGTTCGACGTCGACTACCCCGACGTCGTCGCGCTGCGCGGCCGGATCTACCCCGCCCGGGAGGGCTACCGGACCATCGGCTCGTCCGTGACGGACTTCGGCTGGATCGACGAGATCCCGTCGGACAAACCGGGTCTGGTGATCGCGGAGGGCCTGACGATGTATTTGCAACCGTCCGAGGGCGAAGAATTGCTGCGGCGTTTGATCGCGCATTTCCCGCAGGGCGGCGAAATGGTCTTCGACACGTTCAGCAGGCTGGGGATCAAGCTGCAGAAGCTGAATCCCGTGGTGCGCAAGGCCGGGGCGACGTTGTACTGGGGCATCGACGAGATCTCGGAGCTGGAGCGGCTCGGGCTGACGCTGGTCGCGAAGCTCGACTCGACGGATTACGCGACGCCTGAAGTGAAGGACCGGCTTTCGGGATCGATGCGGGCGCAGCTGTGGTTCGCGGGACTTTTCCCGGCGTTCAAGAAGATGGGGCGGATCCTGCGGTTCCGATTCTGA
- a CDS encoding Lrp/AsnC family transcriptional regulator, with product MHTPDLDRLDVAILACLQSDARTIAESIGAKVGLSAAAVQRRIKRLREAGVIEREVAVLSPQALGLSMTFVVMVEMERESLAVLDGFRRQVLADDSVQQCYYVTGNADFVLVVTCRDMADFEAFTRRMFFDNPNVRHFTTSVTMDRVKTGLTLPLEP from the coding sequence GTGCACACACCCGACCTCGACCGCCTGGACGTCGCCATCCTGGCCTGCCTGCAGTCCGACGCCCGCACGATCGCCGAGAGCATCGGCGCGAAGGTGGGCCTCTCCGCCGCCGCCGTGCAGCGGCGGATCAAGCGGCTGCGCGAGGCCGGGGTGATCGAACGCGAGGTGGCGGTGCTGTCGCCGCAGGCGCTCGGGCTGTCGATGACGTTCGTGGTGATGGTCGAGATGGAGCGGGAGAGCCTCGCGGTGCTCGACGGGTTCCGGCGGCAGGTGCTCGCGGACGACAGCGTCCAGCAGTGTTACTACGTCACCGGCAACGCGGACTTCGTGCTCGTGGTGACCTGCCGGGACATGGCGGACTTCGAGGCGTTCACGCGGCGGATGTTCTTCGACAACCCGAACGTGCGGCACTTCACGACGTCGGTGACGATGGACCGGGTCAAGACCGGACTGACCCTGCCGCTGGAGCCCTGA
- a CDS encoding type VII secretion target, producing the protein MTASFEVDPDDLTAHASHLEGLVDRLDTAHGATGSAMSADAYGLLCAFLPPIVNPTGERAAEAIKSAAEGIRTTADNVRTAAKSYVEGDKNNAEPFNADFKALDIGGKK; encoded by the coding sequence GTGACGGCTTCGTTCGAAGTCGATCCGGACGACCTGACCGCGCACGCGAGCCATCTCGAAGGGCTCGTGGACCGGTTGGACACCGCGCACGGCGCGACCGGATCGGCGATGTCGGCAGACGCGTACGGCCTGCTGTGCGCGTTCCTGCCGCCGATCGTCAACCCGACCGGCGAACGCGCGGCGGAGGCGATCAAGTCCGCCGCGGAAGGGATCCGGACGACGGCGGACAACGTCCGCACCGCCGCGAAGTCCTATGTGGAAGGCGACAAGAACAACGCGGAACCGTTCAACGCCGACTTCAAGGCCTTGGACATCGGAGGAAAGAAGTGA
- a CDS encoding adenylate/guanylate cyclase domain-containing protein: MSSRFRLVLRTSLGFATLGIGSSVCGAGVVALLLLLQGLPSEVGDRGWILGVTAAGIVALSLVVGTLWTAWLQRRTAVWFVFGRPPTKAEAARALRLPVDMGIVSGTLWLIGTIVLGALARVLGSWMDALGMALVIGLGGLTTVGLTYLAAEWVARPVMTIALKVTPPKGTLKVTVRTRVIVTWSLASGVPFLGVLLVATPPDLGQGDHVASLIMLSVIGLGVGAIGTGLLAKAVATPLHRLRVALDEIARGNKDIVVDVDDSSEIGLLQTSVNDLAAGLREQERMRDLFGRHVGDEVARHALEYGASLSGDVREVTALFVDVVDSTALAGRTPPEELVKMLNRFFTSVVNAVGARGGLLNKFQGDAALCVFGAPTRLADAPTSALSAARAIRDAVQKTGELDLGIGVASGRVFAGQLGTSSRFEYTVIGDAVNEAARLTEHAKSAGGRILASEAVLKAALESERSHWEPYAELELRGRQEPTHAWEASPLSPE; this comes from the coding sequence ATGTCGAGCCGGTTCCGGCTGGTGCTCAGGACCAGTCTCGGTTTCGCCACGCTCGGCATCGGGTCCAGTGTGTGCGGTGCCGGCGTGGTGGCGTTGCTGCTGCTCCTGCAGGGCCTGCCGAGCGAGGTCGGCGATCGCGGCTGGATCCTCGGGGTCACCGCGGCCGGGATCGTGGCGCTGTCGCTGGTGGTCGGCACCCTGTGGACGGCATGGCTGCAGCGGCGCACGGCGGTCTGGTTCGTCTTCGGCCGCCCGCCGACGAAGGCCGAAGCCGCGCGGGCGCTCCGGCTCCCGGTCGACATGGGGATCGTGAGCGGGACGCTCTGGCTGATCGGCACGATCGTCCTCGGGGCACTCGCCAGGGTGCTCGGGTCCTGGATGGACGCGCTCGGGATGGCGCTGGTCATCGGGCTCGGCGGGCTGACCACGGTCGGCCTGACCTATCTCGCCGCGGAATGGGTCGCGCGGCCGGTGATGACGATCGCGCTCAAGGTCACCCCGCCGAAGGGGACGCTCAAGGTCACCGTGCGGACCAGGGTGATCGTCACCTGGTCGCTGGCGAGCGGCGTCCCGTTCCTCGGCGTGCTGCTGGTGGCCACGCCGCCGGACCTCGGCCAGGGCGACCACGTCGCGAGCCTGATCATGCTTTCGGTGATCGGGCTGGGCGTCGGCGCGATCGGGACGGGCCTGCTCGCGAAGGCCGTCGCGACCCCGTTGCACCGGCTCCGGGTCGCGCTCGACGAGATCGCGCGCGGCAACAAGGACATCGTGGTCGACGTCGACGACTCCAGTGAGATCGGCCTGCTGCAGACCTCGGTCAACGACCTCGCCGCCGGGCTCCGCGAACAGGAGCGGATGCGGGACCTGTTCGGCAGGCACGTCGGAGACGAGGTCGCCCGGCACGCGCTCGAGTACGGCGCCTCCCTTTCGGGTGACGTGCGCGAGGTGACGGCCCTGTTCGTCGACGTCGTCGATTCGACGGCCCTGGCCGGCCGCACGCCGCCCGAGGAGCTGGTGAAGATGCTCAACCGCTTCTTCACCAGCGTGGTCAACGCGGTCGGCGCCCGGGGCGGGCTGCTCAACAAGTTCCAGGGTGACGCCGCGCTCTGCGTCTTCGGCGCGCCGACCCGGCTCGCGGACGCGCCGACGTCGGCCCTTTCGGCCGCGCGGGCGATCCGGGACGCCGTCCAGAAGACCGGCGAGCTGGACCTCGGCATCGGGGTCGCGAGCGGGCGGGTCTTCGCCGGTCAGCTCGGGACGAGCAGCCGGTTCGAGTACACCGTCATCGGCGACGCGGTGAACGAGGCCGCGCGCCTGACCGAGCACGCGAAGTCCGCGGGCGGTCGCATCCTGGCCAGCGAGGCGGTGCTCAAGGCCGCGCTGGAGAGCGAGCGCTCGCACTGGGAGCCGTACGCGGAACTGGAGCTGCGCGGGCGCCAGGAACCGACGCACGCCTGGGAGGCGAGCCCGCTCAGCCCGGAATGA
- a CDS encoding helix-turn-helix transcriptional regulator, which yields MWLATPRPTSVSVRAGSTALVGRDVEVSAIVKILLRRPAAVLIEGEPGMGRSRLLEELAGRREFAAGRVLSGACQPMREPFPFGPVLEALRSAGDRPLGPLSPVAGVLRPLLPELAESLPPQPEPLTDPCAERHRQFRAVRELLIACGPALVLIDDLQWADEGTRDLMRFLAAAMPAELAVVAAYRTGSPSRHGSAGIPFRTPPNVQTARVTLGPLDVEAVGKLAEELLDLPRVSAPFTAKLHESTAGIPFVVEETLRALRDAAGRLPIGEVLSDRLLESLEVPISLREAITERLEGLPEPAVRLACAAAVLAVPSEPSVIGELACLSGDALRSALLSTLDGGVLGELGGDRYGFRHPLARKAVYDTVSGPERTLLHSRAIQVLATQPVPPLTQLANHSRAAGRTEQWRHYAEAAADEAIAHGDTSRAIDLLQSVLAEAGLGEDDIARLATKLSQVALRGFRPDVIETLERILEDLTELRPSVRGTIRLSLGMLLVRTIGRLGRGRVEVEKAITELVDEPELAARGINLLAQPIDGLTPLSWHEVWMERAREVFDRIEDPELRLALLGDRISTQAHIGDGAAWAEFTRLPDQGSGVAERVQLARLWCNLADAQSWAGHLTRAEKLVTEGIRRATDAGALYAAGLAQGTRVRLDWVRGNWSGLAETTEQLRDGYPDLGPIVMESSLVLGGLAAVRGEFAAAQRHLTAASVHAPEHGPIPVVLSAAGVLIRVLLATEDVDGACAAADNAVAAARRKGVWVWAAGLVPAAAEAYTRAGRWSEADAVVEEFARGVEGKDSPVSRAALLAGRAILLDARGKHPAAATVFDEAAAGYEALPMPYQAIGARERAALCRLNAGRLTADRLTADRLVASSRPAIEELAAAAEAYERLGATRDAGRCRHLLREHGAWAPSQRGRRGYGQELSPRELEVAKMLSDGRTNREIADGLFLSPRTVEQHVAKVLRKLGARSRTDVARRMTTYAPATADR from the coding sequence ATGTGGCTTGCCACCCCTCGCCCGACCTCGGTTTCGGTCCGCGCCGGATCGACGGCACTCGTGGGCCGCGACGTCGAGGTCTCGGCGATCGTGAAGATCCTGCTGCGCCGTCCCGCCGCCGTGCTGATCGAAGGCGAACCGGGGATGGGCCGCAGCAGGTTGCTCGAAGAGCTGGCCGGACGCCGTGAGTTCGCGGCGGGCCGGGTGCTCTCGGGTGCCTGTCAGCCGATGCGCGAGCCGTTCCCGTTCGGTCCGGTGCTCGAGGCGCTGCGGTCGGCGGGCGACCGCCCGCTCGGCCCGCTCAGCCCGGTCGCCGGGGTGCTGAGACCCTTGCTGCCCGAACTCGCGGAAAGCCTTCCACCCCAACCGGAACCACTCACCGACCCGTGCGCCGAACGGCACCGCCAGTTCCGCGCCGTCCGGGAACTCCTGATCGCCTGCGGGCCCGCGCTCGTCCTGATCGACGACCTCCAGTGGGCCGACGAGGGCACTCGTGACCTGATGCGGTTCCTCGCCGCGGCCATGCCCGCCGAACTGGCCGTCGTCGCCGCGTACCGGACCGGCTCGCCGTCGAGGCACGGAAGCGCGGGCATCCCGTTCCGCACCCCGCCGAACGTCCAGACCGCCCGCGTGACGCTGGGTCCGCTCGACGTCGAGGCCGTCGGGAAGCTGGCCGAAGAGCTGCTGGACCTGCCGCGGGTTTCCGCGCCGTTCACCGCGAAACTCCACGAGAGCACCGCCGGGATCCCGTTCGTGGTCGAGGAGACCCTGCGGGCGCTGCGGGACGCCGCCGGACGGCTGCCGATCGGCGAAGTGCTTTCCGACCGGCTGCTGGAAAGCCTCGAAGTCCCGATCTCCCTGCGCGAAGCCATCACCGAACGGCTCGAAGGGCTGCCCGAACCCGCGGTCCGGCTGGCCTGCGCGGCGGCGGTGCTCGCCGTCCCGTCCGAACCCTCGGTGATCGGCGAACTCGCCTGCCTCTCCGGTGACGCGCTCCGCTCGGCCCTTCTGTCCACTTTGGATGGCGGGGTCCTCGGCGAACTCGGCGGCGACCGCTACGGCTTCCGGCATCCCTTGGCCCGCAAGGCCGTCTACGACACCGTCAGCGGTCCGGAGCGCACCCTGCTGCATTCACGCGCCATCCAGGTGCTCGCCACCCAGCCGGTCCCCCCGCTGACCCAGCTGGCGAACCACTCGCGCGCGGCGGGGCGGACGGAGCAGTGGCGCCACTACGCCGAAGCCGCCGCCGACGAGGCCATCGCCCATGGCGACACCTCACGCGCGATCGATCTGCTCCAGTCGGTCCTGGCCGAGGCCGGCCTCGGCGAGGACGACATCGCCCGGCTGGCCACGAAACTCAGCCAGGTCGCGCTGCGCGGATTCCGCCCCGACGTCATCGAGACGCTGGAGCGGATCCTCGAAGACCTCACCGAACTGCGCCCGAGCGTGCGCGGGACGATCCGGCTCAGCCTCGGGATGCTGCTGGTCCGCACGATCGGGCGGCTCGGCCGCGGCCGGGTCGAGGTGGAGAAGGCGATCACCGAACTGGTCGACGAGCCGGAACTGGCCGCCCGCGGGATCAACCTGCTCGCCCAGCCGATCGACGGGCTCACCCCGTTGTCCTGGCACGAGGTCTGGATGGAGCGCGCCCGCGAGGTCTTCGACCGGATCGAAGACCCGGAACTGCGGCTCGCGCTCCTCGGCGACCGGATCTCCACCCAGGCGCACATCGGCGACGGGGCGGCCTGGGCCGAGTTCACCCGGCTGCCGGACCAGGGCAGCGGCGTCGCCGAACGCGTCCAGCTCGCGCGGCTGTGGTGCAACCTCGCCGACGCGCAATCCTGGGCCGGCCATCTGACCAGGGCCGAAAAGCTGGTCACCGAAGGGATCCGCCGCGCGACCGACGCCGGCGCGCTCTACGCCGCCGGGCTCGCCCAGGGCACCCGGGTCCGGCTGGACTGGGTTCGCGGCAACTGGTCCGGGCTCGCGGAGACCACCGAACAGCTCCGCGACGGCTATCCCGACCTCGGCCCGATCGTCATGGAGTCCTCGCTCGTCCTCGGCGGGCTGGCCGCCGTGCGCGGGGAATTCGCCGCCGCGCAACGCCATCTGACCGCGGCGAGCGTGCACGCCCCGGAGCACGGCCCCATCCCCGTCGTCCTTTCGGCGGCGGGAGTCCTCATCCGGGTGCTCCTCGCGACGGAAGACGTCGACGGAGCGTGCGCGGCGGCCGACAACGCCGTCGCGGCGGCCCGGCGCAAGGGTGTCTGGGTGTGGGCGGCGGGGCTGGTCCCCGCCGCGGCCGAGGCCTACACACGGGCCGGGCGCTGGTCGGAGGCGGACGCCGTGGTCGAGGAGTTCGCCCGCGGCGTCGAGGGCAAGGACTCGCCGGTCTCCCGGGCCGCGCTGCTCGCCGGCCGGGCGATCCTGCTCGACGCGCGCGGCAAACACCCCGCCGCGGCAACGGTTTTCGACGAGGCGGCGGCGGGCTACGAGGCGCTGCCGATGCCGTACCAGGCCATCGGCGCCCGGGAGCGGGCGGCACTGTGCCGTCTCAACGCGGGCCGTCTCACCGCGGACCGGCTCACCGCGGACCGGCTCGTCGCGAGCAGCCGCCCCGCGATCGAGGAGCTCGCGGCGGCCGCGGAGGCCTACGAGCGGCTCGGCGCGACCAGGGACGCTGGCCGGTGCCGCCACCTGCTGCGGGAGCACGGCGCGTGGGCGCCCTCGCAGCGCGGGCGGCGCGGCTACGGCCAGGAGCTCTCGCCCCGTGAACTCGAGGTCGCGAAGATGCTTTCCGACGGGCGCACGAATCGGGAGATAGCGGACGGACTGTTCCTTTCCCCGCGTACGGTGGAACAGCATGTGGCGAAAGTCCTACGGAAACTCGGCGCCCGTTCGCGGACCGATGTGGCCCGCCGGATGACGACTTACGCACCGGCGACGGCCGACCGGTAG
- a CDS encoding ESX secretion-associated protein EspG, with amino-acid sequence MAERADFALGTVEATVVGQALGVDVRLFPLRVQNTSIDPERYAAVIRRVYTDLEQRRLSINGELSPAIRTAFELLSNHRITVSINGIDGIGQDIAVLTLTDGRQALGITQAHGDDLLQFALFSDEELVEVLSGVLPRMRPASTGRRTIVQKEERAVSAMTARRQAEAEFDEEETDAFGNLQFTGVVRARTEAPAPRNDESDLEVLEKVLSGTRLGGGHIIVSGIGRRGERLRSTPLSWLDTEDGRYLVWTETDEASGAVIGHYDPASQAGVANSIREAIADIY; translated from the coding sequence ATGGCTGAACGAGCCGATTTCGCGCTGGGGACGGTAGAGGCGACTGTGGTCGGGCAGGCGCTGGGCGTCGATGTCCGGTTGTTTCCCTTGCGCGTCCAGAACACTTCGATCGACCCGGAGCGGTACGCCGCGGTCATCCGGCGGGTCTACACCGATCTCGAGCAGCGCCGCCTGTCGATCAACGGCGAGCTGAGCCCGGCCATCCGCACCGCGTTCGAGCTGCTCTCGAACCACCGGATCACCGTTTCGATCAACGGCATCGACGGCATCGGCCAGGACATCGCCGTCCTCACCCTCACCGACGGCAGGCAGGCGCTCGGCATCACGCAGGCCCACGGCGACGACCTCCTGCAGTTCGCGCTCTTCTCGGACGAAGAGCTGGTCGAGGTCCTCTCCGGGGTCCTGCCCCGGATGCGGCCCGCGTCGACCGGCCGCCGCACGATCGTGCAGAAGGAGGAGCGCGCCGTCTCGGCGATGACCGCGCGACGCCAGGCCGAAGCCGAGTTCGACGAGGAGGAGACCGACGCGTTCGGCAACCTCCAGTTCACCGGCGTCGTCCGCGCCAGGACCGAGGCGCCGGCCCCGCGCAACGACGAGAGCGACCTCGAGGTCCTGGAGAAGGTGCTGTCCGGAACCCGTCTCGGCGGCGGGCACATCATCGTGAGCGGGATCGGCCGCCGCGGCGAGCGGCTCCGGTCGACGCCGTTGAGCTGGCTCGACACCGAAGACGGCCGGTACTTAGTCTGGACCGAGACCGACGAAGCCTCGGGCGCCGTGATCGGTCACTACGACCCGGCCAGTCAGGCGGGCGTGGCGAACTCGATCCGGGAAGCCATCGCTGACATCTACTGA